A single genomic interval of Variovorax sp. PMC12 harbors:
- a CDS encoding NADH:flavin oxidoreductase/NADH oxidase has product MSPLFEALRIGDVHFPNRIVVSPMCQYSAIDGMANTWHLQHLMQLAMSGAGLVMVEATAVEARGRITHGCLGLYSDEAEAALGRVLDAARAVSAPGTRFGIQLGHAGRKGSAHAPWEGGGPLRPTTSQALPWQCAAPSAVPFAEGWDTPQALDEAGIDRLVEAYADAARRAVRLGFDVIELHCAHGYLLHQFQSPLSNRRSDARGADQAGRDRLALRIAQRLRSLAPAGRVLGARITGTDWDAGGLGIDDAVRLAQSLQAIGFGYVCVSSGFVVPGARIPFGPGFQVGLAHEVRKRTGIVTRAVGGIAEPAQAAAIIAQGQADQVALARPFLADPRWVWRAAETLGVEPFYPPPYRRAAGLRKPPAMPAA; this is encoded by the coding sequence ATGTCCCCTCTGTTCGAAGCGCTGCGCATCGGCGATGTGCATTTCCCCAACCGCATCGTCGTCTCGCCGATGTGCCAGTACTCGGCCATCGACGGCATGGCGAACACCTGGCATCTGCAGCACCTGATGCAGCTCGCCATGTCGGGCGCCGGCCTGGTCATGGTCGAAGCCACGGCGGTCGAAGCGCGCGGGCGCATCACCCACGGCTGCCTCGGCCTGTACAGCGACGAGGCGGAAGCGGCGTTGGGCCGGGTGCTGGATGCGGCACGCGCCGTGTCGGCGCCGGGCACGCGCTTCGGCATTCAGCTCGGGCATGCGGGCCGCAAGGGGTCGGCCCATGCGCCGTGGGAAGGCGGCGGGCCGCTGCGGCCGACGACCTCGCAGGCGCTCCCGTGGCAGTGCGCCGCACCGTCCGCCGTGCCCTTCGCCGAAGGATGGGACACGCCGCAGGCGCTCGACGAGGCGGGCATCGACCGCCTCGTCGAGGCCTATGCCGACGCCGCGCGGCGGGCCGTGCGGCTGGGCTTCGACGTCATCGAGCTCCACTGTGCCCACGGCTACCTGCTGCACCAGTTCCAGTCGCCGCTGTCCAACCGCCGCAGCGACGCGCGGGGCGCCGATCAGGCGGGTCGTGACCGCCTGGCGCTGCGCATCGCACAGCGGCTGCGCAGTCTTGCACCGGCGGGCCGCGTGCTCGGCGCGCGCATCACCGGCACAGACTGGGATGCGGGCGGGCTCGGCATCGACGATGCCGTGCGCCTCGCGCAGTCGCTGCAGGCCATCGGCTTCGGCTACGTGTGCGTCTCCAGCGGCTTCGTGGTGCCGGGCGCGCGCATTCCGTTCGGCCCGGGCTTCCAGGTGGGGCTGGCCCACGAGGTGCGCAAGCGCACCGGGATCGTCACGCGGGCGGTCGGCGGCATCGCCGAGCCCGCCCAGGCCGCCGCGATCATCGCGCAGGGCCAGGCCGACCAGGTCGCCCTGGCACGCCCCTTCCTGGCCGACCCGCGCTGGGTATGGCGCGCGGCGGAGACGCTGGGTGTCGAACCCTTCTATCCGCCGCCCTACCGGCGCGCGGCCGGCTTGCGCAAGCCGCCGGCGATGCCTGCGGCTTGA
- a CDS encoding (2Fe-2S)-binding protein: MTPSIELQVNGVSHRVQAGDNDLLLYVLRNDLDCKGVRFGCGAGNCGACTVLMDGRAVQSCDMPMWGVAGRSLSTPEQLAGDPVGAVVLDAFLELQAAQCGYCINGIMMSVTALLHRTTSPTPAQLQDTLHRHLCRCGAHARILRAIEAAAARLRAEASA, translated from the coding sequence ATGACCCCTTCCATCGAACTCCAAGTGAACGGCGTGAGCCACCGCGTGCAGGCCGGCGACAACGACCTGCTCCTCTACGTGCTGCGCAACGACCTGGACTGCAAGGGCGTTCGCTTCGGCTGCGGCGCCGGCAACTGCGGGGCCTGCACGGTGTTGATGGACGGGCGGGCCGTGCAGTCGTGCGACATGCCGATGTGGGGCGTGGCCGGACGCTCGCTCTCGACCCCCGAACAGCTGGCCGGCGACCCGGTCGGCGCCGTGGTACTCGACGCATTCCTGGAATTGCAGGCGGCCCAGTGCGGCTACTGCATCAACGGCATCATGATGTCGGTCACGGCACTGCTTCACCGCACCACCTCGCCCACGCCGGCGCAGCTGCAGGACACGCTGCACCGCCATCTTTGCCGCTGCGGCGCGCATGCGCGGATCCTGCGGGCCATCGAGGCCGCGGCCGCCCGCCTGCGTGCGGAGGCCTCGGCATGA
- a CDS encoding xanthine dehydrogenase family protein molybdopterin-binding subunit, which yields MSPGETPPPAIQAHPLLNQWVWVGPGQQLTVFTGKVELGQGIATALVQIACDALGLAPAQVALVAGDTQLSPDEGYTAGSLSVQYGGAAVRWACAHAFALFRAEAARRWHVAPAQVHAEAGCFRDAGGGRQTSYWALSDGVSLDVGILAPPPAHRRTGTPYAGRSLPRLDFAAKLTGAAYLQDLVIPGMQHARMLRGRHPAQRLKSLPLAQLQALDGVAQVVRCGDFLALVGPHEGALVRALPKARKLLEFTDVPLPHASEDTVSLLQHMPSQAQRVHEEGSPAASRPTHTATYSRPYLAHASIGPSCAVADPRGDVLRVWSHTQGVFPLRGQIARALGRDAGTVEVIHAPGAGCYGHNGADDVAFDAAFIATRTGLPVRVQWMREDEMSVAPFGSASAVRLQAGLDDTGRIERWEMAIWSHTHMNRPGWGEGVNLLGAWALEPPQHPSVPRDMPLPMGGGHRNAIAIYDLPHQQVDHHFIAESPMRVSALRSLGSYANLFAIECFMDELAALRDEDPVAFRLRHLSDPRAREVLQAVADMAGWSQRTEAGSGSGLGIALGRYKNHAAYCAVVTQVSVEEKIRVEKAWVAVDAGAAINPDGLVNQIEGGLIQSLSWTLKESVTWDATGITSCDWDHYPILGFDEIPEFAVHVIDRPHEPSLGVGEAAAGPAAASVANAVAHALGLRARDLPLTAERLAALISAG from the coding sequence ATGAGCCCCGGAGAGACCCCGCCACCCGCCATCCAGGCGCACCCGCTGCTGAACCAGTGGGTGTGGGTGGGGCCGGGACAACAGCTCACCGTGTTCACGGGCAAGGTCGAACTGGGCCAAGGCATCGCGACGGCCCTGGTCCAGATCGCCTGCGACGCGCTGGGCCTGGCACCGGCGCAGGTCGCGCTGGTGGCAGGCGACACCCAACTGTCGCCCGACGAGGGCTACACGGCCGGCAGCCTGTCGGTGCAGTACGGCGGGGCCGCCGTGCGCTGGGCCTGCGCGCACGCCTTTGCCCTGTTCCGCGCAGAGGCTGCAAGACGCTGGCACGTCGCGCCCGCGCAGGTCCATGCCGAAGCCGGATGCTTTCGCGATGCGGGCGGCGGCCGACAGACGAGCTACTGGGCCCTCAGCGATGGCGTCAGCCTGGACGTGGGCATCCTGGCGCCGCCGCCGGCTCATCGCCGCACCGGGACGCCCTACGCCGGGCGGTCGCTGCCGCGGCTGGATTTCGCCGCCAAGCTCACCGGCGCGGCCTATCTGCAGGACCTCGTGATTCCGGGCATGCAGCATGCGCGCATGCTGCGCGGACGGCATCCCGCCCAACGCCTGAAGTCGCTGCCGTTGGCGCAGCTCCAGGCGCTCGACGGTGTCGCGCAGGTGGTGCGCTGCGGCGATTTCCTGGCCCTGGTGGGGCCCCATGAAGGCGCGCTGGTCCGTGCGTTGCCCAAGGCCAGAAAGCTGCTCGAATTCACCGACGTGCCGCTGCCGCACGCCAGCGAGGACACCGTGTCGCTGCTGCAGCACATGCCCAGCCAAGCGCAACGGGTGCATGAAGAGGGTTCGCCTGCCGCCTCCCGCCCAACCCACACCGCCACCTATTCGCGGCCGTATCTGGCCCATGCGTCGATCGGCCCGTCGTGCGCGGTGGCCGACCCGCGCGGCGACGTGCTGCGCGTCTGGTCGCACACGCAGGGCGTCTTTCCGCTGCGCGGCCAGATCGCCCGCGCGCTGGGGCGCGACGCCGGCACCGTCGAAGTCATCCATGCGCCGGGCGCGGGCTGCTATGGACACAACGGCGCCGACGACGTGGCCTTCGACGCGGCCTTCATCGCTACGCGCACCGGCCTGCCGGTGAGGGTGCAGTGGATGCGGGAAGACGAGATGTCCGTAGCACCTTTCGGCTCGGCGAGCGCGGTGCGGCTGCAAGCGGGCCTGGACGACACGGGGCGCATCGAGCGCTGGGAGATGGCCATCTGGAGCCACACCCACATGAACCGCCCCGGCTGGGGAGAAGGCGTCAACCTCCTGGGCGCCTGGGCGCTCGAGCCGCCACAACACCCGTCCGTGCCGCGCGACATGCCGCTGCCGATGGGCGGCGGCCACCGCAACGCGATCGCCATCTACGACCTGCCGCACCAGCAGGTCGACCATCACTTCATTGCGGAATCGCCCATGCGGGTCTCCGCGCTGCGCTCGCTCGGCTCCTACGCCAATCTGTTCGCGATCGAGTGCTTCATGGACGAACTGGCCGCGCTGCGCGACGAAGACCCCGTCGCCTTCAGGCTGCGCCATCTGTCCGATCCCCGCGCCAGGGAAGTGCTGCAGGCAGTGGCCGACATGGCCGGATGGTCGCAGCGCACCGAGGCGGGCTCGGGCAGCGGCCTGGGCATCGCGCTGGGGCGCTACAAGAACCACGCCGCCTACTGCGCCGTGGTGACGCAGGTCAGCGTCGAGGAAAAGATCCGGGTCGAGAAGGCCTGGGTCGCCGTCGATGCGGGCGCGGCGATCAACCCCGACGGCCTCGTCAACCAGATCGAAGGCGGACTCATCCAGTCGCTGAGCTGGACGCTCAAGGAAAGCGTGACGTGGGACGCCACGGGCATCACGTCCTGCGACTGGGACCACTACCCGATCCTGGGTTTCGACGAGATCCCCGAATTCGCCGTGCATGTCATCGACAGACCACACGAACCGAGCCTCGGCGTGGGCGAAGCGGCCGCCGGCCCGGCAGCCGCTTCGGTGGCCAATGCCGTGGCCCACGCGCTGGGCCTGCGTGCCCGGGACCTCCCGCTCACGGCCGAACGCCTGGCAGCGCTCATCTCCGCGGGCTGA
- a CDS encoding VOC family protein has product MTIQTLAHYSVRTTNLDASRRFYVDVLGLQEGFRPPFDFPGLWLYKGGDEAQFGVVHIIGIDASSPEGLIAYLGDKAQASLHGSAAVDHLAFLASDLPDVHQRLRDAGLAFRERTVPSLGLHQVFVEDPSGVTIELNFAAEEARALAAGTAPGAAA; this is encoded by the coding sequence ATGACCATCCAGACCCTCGCGCACTATTCGGTTCGCACGACAAATCTCGACGCGTCGCGCCGCTTCTATGTCGACGTGCTCGGCCTGCAGGAAGGGTTTCGCCCGCCCTTCGACTTTCCGGGGCTGTGGCTCTACAAGGGGGGCGACGAGGCGCAGTTCGGTGTGGTGCACATCATCGGCATCGATGCCAGTTCGCCCGAAGGCCTGATCGCCTACCTCGGCGACAAGGCGCAGGCATCGCTGCATGGCAGTGCCGCTGTCGACCACCTGGCATTCCTGGCCAGCGATCTGCCGGATGTGCACCAGCGTCTGCGCGACGCCGGCCTGGCGTTTCGCGAACGCACCGTTCCCAGCCTGGGGCTGCACCAGGTGTTCGTGGAAGACCCCTCGGGCGTGACGATCGAACTGAATTTCGCTGCGGAAGAGGCGCGGGCGCTCGCCGCGGGCACTGCGCCCGGAGCTGCGGCATGA
- a CDS encoding FAD binding domain-containing protein codes for MSASSAPARKALVIGGSLGGLFAANLLLRSGWDVHVYERVADDLESRGAGVVTHPELMEVLTAAGVDVADGIGVEVRERITLARDGTREDSRPLPQTLTAWGRLYQVLRRAFPSERYHNDKQLVSFEQHAQGVRVVFSDGKVERGDLLVAADGLRSTVRKVLLPQAMPQYAGYVAWRGLVEEASLSPRTLEELFPFFAFGLPPREQMIAYPVAGHGNSVAPGKRRYNFVWYRPADQATTLREMLTDASGKTWPDGIPPPLIRPEVLAAARQAAQDVLAPQFAEVVEKTDNLFFQPIFDLESERLAFGRVALLGDAAFVARPHCGMGVTKAGSDAAMLVRALDSHVDIADALKAYERSRREAGSFIVHHARALGAYMQAQLSTPTERAMAERYRSTEAVMRETAVPPLRPQGTVPAG; via the coding sequence ATGAGCGCGTCGTCTGCACCGGCTCGCAAGGCCCTGGTCATCGGCGGATCGCTCGGCGGCCTGTTCGCGGCCAACCTGCTGCTGCGCAGCGGCTGGGATGTGCATGTGTACGAACGCGTGGCCGACGATCTCGAGAGCCGCGGTGCGGGCGTCGTGACGCATCCGGAGCTCATGGAGGTGCTGACGGCGGCCGGTGTCGACGTCGCGGACGGCATCGGCGTCGAGGTGCGCGAGCGGATCACGCTTGCGCGCGACGGCACGCGCGAGGATTCCAGGCCGCTGCCGCAGACGCTCACTGCCTGGGGGCGCCTCTACCAGGTGCTGCGCCGGGCCTTTCCGTCGGAGCGCTACCACAACGACAAGCAGCTGGTGTCGTTCGAGCAGCATGCGCAGGGCGTGCGCGTCGTGTTCTCCGACGGCAAGGTCGAGCGCGGCGATCTGCTGGTGGCCGCCGACGGCCTGCGCTCCACGGTTCGCAAGGTCCTGCTGCCGCAGGCGATGCCTCAGTACGCAGGCTACGTGGCGTGGCGCGGCCTGGTCGAAGAAGCCAGCCTCTCGCCCCGCACGCTGGAGGAACTCTTCCCGTTCTTCGCCTTCGGCCTGCCGCCACGCGAACAGATGATCGCCTACCCGGTCGCGGGGCACGGCAACAGCGTGGCGCCGGGCAAACGTCGCTACAACTTCGTCTGGTACCGGCCCGCCGACCAGGCCACCACGCTGCGCGAGATGCTGACCGACGCGTCCGGCAAGACGTGGCCCGACGGCATTCCGCCGCCCTTGATTCGCCCCGAGGTCCTGGCCGCGGCAAGACAGGCCGCCCAGGACGTGCTCGCACCGCAGTTCGCCGAGGTCGTCGAAAAAACCGACAACCTCTTCTTCCAGCCCATTTTCGACCTGGAAAGCGAGCGCCTGGCCTTCGGGCGCGTCGCGCTCCTGGGCGATGCGGCATTCGTCGCCCGGCCCCATTGCGGCATGGGCGTCACCAAGGCCGGCAGCGATGCGGCCATGCTGGTGCGCGCACTCGACAGCCATGTGGATATTGCCGACGCGTTGAAGGCCTACGAACGAAGCCGCCGGGAGGCGGGCAGCTTCATCGTGCACCACGCGCGCGCACTCGGCGCCTACATGCAGGCACAGCTCAGCACGCCGACCGAGCGCGCCATGGCCGAACGCTATCGCTCGACCGAAGCGGTGATGCGCGAGACCGCGGTCCCGCCGCTGCGGCCGCAAGGCACGGTACCGGCCGGCTGA